In the Periophthalmus magnuspinnatus isolate fPerMag1 chromosome 11, fPerMag1.2.pri, whole genome shotgun sequence genome, AAAAGTGATACACATTTGTAATTTTGTCAGTTTTTGAGGAGACCATCTCTCCAGCACAACTTTATATGGAATGGAGCAGTAGGGTCCAACAGTTGTATATATAGGCATAAGTATACATGATGTGCAGCTGTGATGGTGTCATAACTGCTCTAATTATAAGTAGGTGTGATTGCAGGGTGTGTAGCTGCACTACTCAATCACATCATGGCCGAGATCCTCATGATTCAATACACCTTTTAAggtaataatacattaaataaagtTGGAACTACTTAGTTGGCATTTTTAAATTACAGTGTgacttttaatataatatatatttagattTACATTGCATCTCCTGGGTTTCAACTGGCACTAAATATCAGGATGTATGGATATGTTCTGTATTATACCAAGACGACCATATAATAGTACTTTGGTAGCTGCTGGTGCATAGGTTTATGgggtcctggtatagtcctagtttaaaaCTTGGTTTGgagttgtttagtttagtttagttttgctaCAGCCCCAGATTAGTTATGTACCATCTATATAGTATGTAATACATCTTTggataaaattaaaaactaaggTTAAGTTAAGGTCAGGTTAAGTTAAATTAAGGTacattgtcctctgcatttgactatTGTGGGCTCAACATTTTTGCTCAGTAAAACTTGAAACTTGAGTGATTTGCCAATCAAAATGCTAAGTGTCTATAATAATCtcctttgaaataaaaaaataaaattatatatatatatatatatatatatatatatatatatatatatatatatatatatatatatatatatatatatatatatatatatatatatatatatattttgttccaGAAGTCCCAGGGGGGAGACCCAAGACAAGCTGGAGGGTCTTGGCAGGGCTGGAGTAGGAAATTTGGGCATCTCTGCTCAAACTGCTGCCTCCATGGCCCGGCCCCAGATTAAGAGGAAGAAAACAGATGGATGGAAATACTGTGCAATACAACTGTAAAATGCCCTTTAAATGTATCTGAGTGGTTTTCATTTGCCAAACCCACCTTGATTTTTCATAATCCCAGTttcttaaaatgaattaaaatgaatgacactttgcagctgatgccaaCAACATTCTCTGGGGATATGaaactactctgtctgaagctttgttactgaagttaggctttaatctgagctttgttttaacacaatctgaccataaagaactaacttagctggaactacaacaggtgagctgaattgttgctgttaaacaagtccctctcaaataacattacagtcacaagctagctagcattagcaacagtttttcagttagtcactctcacctttgttgctgaaaatcaaacatctaaacagcaccatgaacgctcgtatttATCACacactcctgaaaatgtgttgcttaaatcaattttgtgttttttcataacTTTTCAGGCGATCTTGAGAATTCTTTGGCACTGTGAACTTTCCACCTTAGCATACAGGCAGAGCACCCCCAGTGCGATGTCACCGCAAAGTAACAATTTTACAACTGtagtatgtgtgtatgaataGCTCTTGAACGTTAAGTGCTTGGAGTGCAGTGGAGGTGAGAACCCGGTGTATAAATATGGCAGTTTACCATTTCACCTTTCTTTACAACATTTCTGTTTAAAGTAGAAGCAATGGTGCAACAATCTATAACCACATGTGTTTGGGTCAGGTTTTGAAAAGGGCATGTTTATCTGTTCCGTACCACAGACTCCAGGTGCTCCTGCAGGCACATGTACCAGGACTTTTTAAAGGACATGATGCCGTCGCTGAAGGCCTCCTTACGCCTCCACAAGATCTCCTCTGGGATCAGGTCCAAGCCTTTGAACGACTCCCTGAGCAGGTGCTTCTCCACGCCGGCCTGTTCACGGGACAGCAGTGTGTTTTAATGGGCTACatcaataatgtgtcacaacatgtGTAAGAATTCAACAGCAGAGGTGTAAATCCATTCACCCTGGGGACCCTCATCTCCTCAGGCAGAGACAGGTAGTACGCAGTCAGTCTGTGGTCCAGGAATGGCACCCGCATTTCTAGACTGAAAAGAAATATGCAGGGAATCAATATTGTTTTCCAGTACAAAATTGTCCTATTGGCACTCAGACTTGAGTCTTCTTGAgttcaaatgcaaaataacGAAGTACCGCAGACTTTATTGACATGTATGTACTGAATGGAGCAGGAGAACACTGTTACTGTTTGTAAAGGGCTTTAGAAATGGTTTATCATTCTAAATGTGTGTATTCAGAGTTGCACAAAGTGGAGGGTTGGCTTGCTTTGCTAGAAACAAGCAGggaatgccaccaggccaaattacaagtCGGATCAATGGATGGATCTATGGATAGGCAGGACCACTCATGGTAATAAGAATGTTTTTCctagtatttttgagcaacaaaaacacctgtaattgaataaatgcaatataagttcaatgccacagtgtggaacatttaaaacaaagcaaTATAGGTTatcagctgcataaaactgcatGACACATAGAATACAGCATTATAACTATGTGGTGGTACAtatttcatttgactaaaaactttttctgtcttgtgaatggtAGAAGCAGAGATTTATCAACTTTCTGCAGAATAAAATAGTACAAATCAAGCATAAAATAATGCAAGCACAATGTTCATTATTctactgaaagaaaaaaaaatgagtgGACAGCGCCCTCTGTTGTTGGTTTATCAGAATAGGTTTAAATAAAGTGGCATTAGTAATGCATGACATACCCATGAGCAGAAGTGGTGCGGTCGGCTCTGAGCACATCAAACAGGTAGAGCTCCTTCAGCAGCCGCACACTGTCTTCTGATGCTGCTCTGGGAGAGGGGGCCTGGGAACAAGAGCAAGTTTACTTCATAATTACAGCAACCTGAAAGGAACAATGTGAATGATATTAAAATTAACCAGGCTTTCAATAATGGTATTATGTTATTATCTTAAAATAGCTggcattttttgtttactacatggATATTTATCACTCCAATTAATTTGTCACTCCCACATTCTTCCCCTTTCAGGCTTACAAACCCCAAAATATTCTAAAATAGTAGAGATAAGGCATGCCATCTATATGGAAAACAAGTCTTGAGAACAAGTCTGGTGAAGGTGAATAGTCTTTTATAGTTTAATAGTCTttttgcacatcacatcaggtttgtgaagctgtggtgtattgttttgtatcctgctctattatttattaaaaactgtcactgtcactgggAGCATGATTGAGGTAGGCTTGTGGGTAGAGCATTGTACaaaatcttacagttaaccgtaaggagggtttgaatagggtctAGGAgtgattgctagattactcaaacatgcacagatgacatataaaccacttcaggcatgttttgataagggaacagtgttatgacatggtagaaagctccaaaaagtcgattttgcaaaaTATCCCCAACATGTAAAGTCAATACTACACACTTCTCTACAGCTATTTGTCTAAGCATGTTTTACTTACTATGAGTTGAGAACACACCTTATGGAAGTAGATGTATCCCTGAGCCAGCTCATCAGACCCCTCTCCAGAGAAGATCACCACACTGTCAGTCTTCTGCTGGATGTACTTCGACACCATGTACATAcctacaacaataacaataccaCATTTTTTAGGATTATATAACCATTGTAAAGAATCATATATGAACTTATCAACCATCTACATCTGTGTGTCCCATGTGGTCGGTCAAACATATTGAAATTCCAGTGTCATTCAGAAAAGTCactgaggaggaaggagagaagcaTACCAGACACATTTGTATCACATCATTGGGCACATGGATGTTAGGCAGCATGCTCATATAGTATTTTAATGGTAAAAGCTTTTATTGCCAGTGTTACAGCAGTGTATGGAAAATATGACCAAAAGAAGGCTagtaaaaatgtttatatttatatgaattATGCGCCTAGagtttttaatttcatttcttttcttttaatgcaGACGTATTGTGTAAAAATCGACCTTTTGGAGCttctaatcatgttatagtcgtttccccttctcatttactttctcggagttgtattgtattgtatggtGTGATTCATGTGCATTTGAGCAacttttaatcacttattttcaagacgccatattgctgatcaactgCGTCCTCAGTATacgcccacttctctgtacttacttcgatctctaattttattttcttggtGATACGTTTAGTATTCAGCAACATCGTGTAGGCATTTTGgagtgatctgcagctatcttTGTTGggatgatgtttatggcgatGTCACCTGCCACTGAGCACTGCATTTCTCTAATGCGGAAGTCAGTGgcctttttagatgaatattgcaatttaaaatgtccaaacatatcaaatgatccacgagtgtcatagattataactatacagcagacacaagcaaatAGGTCATCTTTAACTCATAGTACATTCAGTTCAACTATACAAAATGTAGCATTCTCAGGAGTAGTAGTTATTATTTGGCCTGTTATAAAAGTGATACGGATTGTTCAGAGTGATTTTACCCACCCACAGATGCCCGTATAGTGGTGATGTCATATGTCTCCAGGTGATAGATGACTTCTTCTACAGCTTGGATCCCCTCTTCCACTGAGAAGTTCACCTCGTGGTGCTCACTGCCGATGTGAGCAGCTACCTACAACCACACACATACAAGTGCTGCTTAGACTACAGAGAGTTTGTGTCAATATAGCTGTGcattataatacaaaatacattagTTAAATATTCCAATACATGAACAattttaaatacagaaaatacaaaatatgttgTGAAAATTAATACTGAAAAATGTGCAACAGAAAGTCCAGGGAAAAAAATTTAGCTGTAATTCCATTGGGCCAGGGTGTGGTTTGGCATTATCACAACTCTATTTTGTTTTAGGTCAATAGTTTAATAAATATGAAACAATGacagaagaaaatataaaaaacaagcaCTTGTTCAAATTGTATACTGAATGACTGaaatccaaaaaacaaaacacaaaaaacactagATTTCTTTTAATGCCATTTAACATTAGAAGAAGATTACATCACAAACTAAATATGGACCTTGCGGGCAGCCAGAACATCAGGGCTGTCGTCTGAGCCAATGGAGAAAGTCTGGATGGGGTACTGCAGTTTGTCCTCTTTGGCCAACTTCACCAAAGTGGCTGCTACCAGGCTGGAGTCCAGACCACCTGatcaacaagaaaaacaatgaTCCAAAGACTTACAAAGCCCTTTCCTATATTTGGCATTTTAAGTCGTGTGAACAACAaggtttaaaaaatatttatatcagTTAAATTGTATTTAGAGATCAAGTAACCCAtatgtagtaataataacacaccTGTTAAGTGCATTACAGGCTTGTTGAAGCccctcaaagtgctacactgtggTCTTTATTCATGCACTTGGTGCATGAACTTggtgcagactgacagaagcaaggctgccaaacTGCACCATTGTTCCGTCCAACCACCACTAATCACTCACGCATCACACTAGACGATACAGaggtgtcttgcttaaggacacaacaacagaacttgggcCAAGCAGGAATCGATCCTCTTTTGTGTTGGGGGACAACTGCTCTAAttactgagccactgtcactgcATTAAACTCAAGTTAGGGAAGTTAGATGGGTCTCCAAAACTACAAGACAAAGTCACCATAGGTTTAACCCCTGCCACCTATATAATTGAGAGAATATATAGGAGTCTTCCTACCTGAGAGAAGACATCCGATTCTGCGGTGAGACATGAGTCGCTTCCTCACAGCGTTCTCAAACAGAGCTCTGATGTTACTCTTTACCGTCTCTTCATCGAAACCTGCATTTGCAACATGTGCAAATATGAGTAACTACTGAATACAGATTGAATATTAGCAAACATTCTTCTATTTTATTTCTTGGGGTTGTTTATTGTGCTTGTTAAACAGGGGgtattatggaaaaaaaaatttttttttagctttctaccatgtgattgttgttccctcatcaaaactatCTTAGAGCGGAAcattaaacttataaaacatgttaacaccccgtttttgacaaatatagcattttcaaacaataaaaggtaacatggtgatctaaatgttatgtgttagcagttaatacccaatagaagtaaaataccctcctCTTTAACTGATTAGTCAGCCAAATAATTAAACACATCTTTTAATCTATCCATTTATCATTTCATTCAGTCAGTATGTATTTCAACAGAAAGAGAATCACAGTTCAGTGATATAAGTGATGCGTTTTTATGTCAGATGGCCTACCTGTCACAACAATTAACACTTACTGTGATTGTGTGGGGAAAAGCTGTCGTGCCCAGGGATACAAAAATAGTACAATGAGTTGAAAACAAACctaataaatattgaaaatgtttgaattattGGTGAAAAAAATCTTAGCTTCATAACAGTGTAACAGTGTAACAgtaacaatactaaaatttcaaacttgatttgaaAAGACTCAATACTCATTACCACAATTAccaaacactctttctttataccatagaatgtcattttcaaaattaaatcataatactttcttttattttaccatgtgtcttatatctgtgttatccctcagtgtccaggtaggttccataatggtccatgggcgtatactagtctatgtgtagTATTTGTTCtaatacaactcaagatcattctaaaactattcagaaaaggttcagtTCTGTCCTCTGAATGTGATCTTCTTAGTATCAATGCctgtttcgatactagttttagtattgattaggaTCTGACTTTCGTtccttttgacaaccctaattctCAACGACAACATATCAAATTTGcaagtatgaaaaaaaaagtatagcgTACTTGTGGGCAGTCTCTCCACAGTGTCGTAGACGGCGTGGGCAGGCTCCTGTGTGCAGCAGTGAAACTGGTCCATCTGAATAGACTGCACTTTCCCATTAGCCTTCAAATCAAAGACCTCGAAGTGTCCAGGGAGGAAGGGCACTACGCTGGCTGAAGAAGGCACGGTGTGAGAGAGCTCCGTCAAACCTAGGACCACAGAAATAAAGCAATTATGCATAGTTACAATACTTCTATTAAATTACatgttttcaaattaaataatgGAAATGCATTGGAAATGTGTTTCGGTCGTcaaggtccccgccttcgacctCCGCCCAGATCTCTTTACACCGGCCTTTCACAGATCCtcttgcaggtggtgggtccacgggcgGATGGCCCCACAtcgctccttcgggctgagcccggccagGGTGGGGCCCCCGTAACAACGGTTACAGGctacgtaactggccttgattgTGTCCTCATCATGaaaggcttctgaaccgctcttagtctgacccataTGTTGTTGGggacatagctcccaggatcatttagGTGCTCAGACCCCTCCACACCTCCACTTCAAGGAGGGGGAATGTGGAAATGTGTTTGGAGTGTAAGATTGACAGGCAAATCGGTGTATCGGACTgtcgtggtaaagaaggagctgagttggaaggcaaagctctcgatttaccggtcgatctttgggtaatgaccaaaagaacAAGATCGCGGAtgcaagcggccgaaatgagttttctctgcagggtggctgggcgctcccttagagatagggtgaggagcttggtcacatggcaggagctcggagtagagctgctgctcctccatgctgagaggagccagctgaggtggctagggcatctgttctggatgcccCCTGGCCACTTCCCTGGgaaggtgttccaggcatgtcccaccagaaggTGGCCCCAGGAAagatccaggacacgctggagggactatgtcctCCACTATGTTTATttggaatgtttcaaagtatggctttaaacctatgcatttgttcagttacaaTAGTATTGTTGCCTGGGATTCAGACTACACACTTCTtaaatactttacgaagatgtgtgtctggtcactggtgaagttccctgttttcaaatggacatgactgacaggtggattagggacatgcatggttcattcgtaaaaaaaggaaaaaaaaaacacagacggcaaaaaaaaattgtgaatttCTGCAGATTCAATgggtgaagcactaaactctgttaatctgaggtgaaatcaatttgatttcatttgtaaatcataggtgatcAATGAGCTCCATTctttcacgtgtcactgaaaaaagatGATATTTGACGCGGCTTAAAAGGCAACGGACCAGACtgatcaatctgtataaaatatacAGAGAGATGACATTCTGGATTTGCTAGGCAAGTTGTATTGCTCAAACTACATTcttctgtgagcagggtcacctctccacagatctgacttgtaacttgacctgtcatattttaataataaaaacatacagagaTAATTCCATGCAGTTAGGATCTTGTTATACTATTATTATCACATTGTCACCTTTAGCTTCAGAGCAGACAGCCAGGAAGCCATCATCAGTGAGGAGCTTGAACAGGGGCCTGACTCCGTATGTGTCTCGCCCAATGAACACTTTGCGGTTAGCCGTGTCCAGAAGGATGAAGGCAAAAACCCCGTCCAGCAGGGAGGCCATCTTCTGCACCCCGAAGCGGCTATACAGGTGCAGCATCACTTCCCCATCCACATTGGTCTGGTGCTCGAAACCAAACTGCTCCTTCAGCTGTGGGTGGAGCAGAAATTACAATATGTTTTGTAGATATAGATGGATTAACCTTTAAACTTTTGCAATGTGTAATTTTTCAGGTGAGGGTGTGGGggttcatttcaattcaattcattttaattttgtaacgcccaaaatcacaacaacagttgtctcgaagggcgttcatgttttggttgatgggggaaatcggagtacccggaggaaacccttccagacacggggagacacatgcaaaactccacacagaaaggcctgggcaacccggggatcgaaccacaccttcttgctgtgaggcatgagtgttgccactcagccaccgttctgcctacacacaaaaacaaacaggaaaatcaaacaacaggaaaaatcagacaaaacaagaaaaatcggccaggcgaggaggagggaggggggcggaggagggccaggcaaggaggaggaagaccaggcgaggagaaggagagccgggtgaggaggagagggaggcgggtggaggagggccaggcggggaggaggagagggtccagctgtcatcggggcatctgaaagagttacactccacaggggggagtgggacaggggacaacatgtgaatagcattgctgatgagaaaataggaggaagcagaggatagtgctcatgttgccatacttcccccagctagttatctcctactgcagcttatcttatcccgggttttaatgtcactcccagcCAATCTGATCATAGTTAGTTcggagtgacattaaactaagtaacctggtcataagctatactgaagaggaaggttttaagcctggtcttaaatacagagactgtgggggcctgtttaacatcaccagggagttgattccatagtacaggagcttggtaactgaatgctctccctcccactgtacttttggacactctaggaaccactaatagtcctgcattctgagagcggagtgctctgtttggctggtacgggacaatagcat is a window encoding:
- the asns gene encoding asparagine synthetase [glutamine-hydrolyzing], whose protein sequence is MCGIWALFGSDECLSVQCTSAMKIAHRGPDAFRFENVNGFTNCCFGFHRLAIVDQLYGMQPLRVKKFPYLWLCYNGEIYNHLTLKEQFGFEHQTNVDGEVMLHLYSRFGVQKMASLLDGVFAFILLDTANRKVFIGRDTYGVRPLFKLLTDDGFLAVCSEAKGLTELSHTVPSSASVVPFLPGHFEVFDLKANGKVQSIQMDQFHCCTQEPAHAVYDTVERLPTSFDEETVKSNIRALFENAVRKRLMSHRRIGCLLSGGLDSSLVAATLVKLAKEDKLQYPIQTFSIGSDDSPDVLAARKVAAHIGSEHHEVNFSVEEGIQAVEEVIYHLETYDITTIRASVGMYMVSKYIQQKTDSVVIFSGEGSDELAQGYIYFHKAPSPRAASEDSVRLLKELYLFDVLRADRTTSAHGLEMRVPFLDHRLTAYYLSLPEEMRVPRAGVEKHLLRESFKGLDLIPEEILWRRKEAFSDGIMSFKKSWYMCLQEHLESVVNDDQMKKAHVTFPYNPPPSKEAYYYRQVFEKQFPGRAQWLSHFWMPRWTNATDPSARTLSIYKPEKDQ